In one window of Lampris incognitus isolate fLamInc1 chromosome 3, fLamInc1.hap2, whole genome shotgun sequence DNA:
- the LOC130109166 gene encoding E3 ubiquitin-protein ligase TRIM39-like, protein MASVSSLLCEAQFHCSICLDVFREPVSIPCGHTFCKTCITDYWDGNVCQCPLCKRTLHSKPDMFVNVLLAEMAAKFTKSAKKKTVNIQHLQPSNTGEVFCDICTEDRLQALKSCLVCLASYCQIHLEPHGRVASLKRHILINPVENPKDRVCDNHERPLELFCKTDQTCVCQFCTELDHRTHDMVPLEEECRERRDQWRKRRAEIQQIIEDCQKKVSEIIYSAELSKKQAKQEISDTIEVFTALVAYIQASQTELIETIDKEQSAVERRAKYLIEELEKEIADFKERALEVEQLLYHEDLLYLIQRAPSLPVHSSNRDWSDISIQRDQSLGNISMSLVKLRETLGEEMGKLCDEFELKRVQQYAVDVTLDPDTAHPQLILSEDGKEVLIGNGEKNLPVSPKRFSYCFCVLGKQSFSSGRLYYYEIEVNWKTEWDLGVATESAKRKGKIILIPENGYWAISLRDGNRYRACTDPIETLTVKGRPQKVGVLVDYEVHLVSFYDVEARAHIYSFYGCNFTEFLYPYFFPGLKKNDLNSAPLVICSVNNKEQPQL, encoded by the coding sequence ATGGCCTCAGTCAGCAGTCTCCTGTGTGAAGCGCAGTTTCACTGCTCTATATGTCTGGATGTCTTCAGAGAGCCCGTGTCCATTCCATGTGGGCACACGTTCTGCAAGACCTGCATTACAGATTACTGGGATGGCAATGTGTGTCAGTGCCCACTGTGTAAGAGGACTTTACATTCCAAACCAGATATGTTTGTTAACGTTTTGTTAGCAGAGATGGCTGCCAAGTTTACAAAGTCGGCTAAGAAGAAAACTGTCAACATCCAACACCTGCAGCCTTCCAACACAGGAGAGGTTTTCTGTGACATCTGCACAGAGGATAGGCTCCAGGCTCTGAAGTCCTGCTTGGTGTGTCTAGCCTCTTACTGCCAGATTCACCTGGAGCCACATGGGAGAGTGGCCTCCCTTAAAAGGCACATATTGATCAATCCTGTCGAAAACCCAAAGGACAGGGTGTGTGACAATCACGAGAGACCCCTGGAGCTGTTTTGTAAGACCGACCAGACCTGTGTGTGTCAGTTCTGTACTGAGCTGGACCACCGGACCCATGACATGGTTCCTCTTGAGGAAGAGTGCAGGGAGAGGAGGGATCAGTGGAGAAAAAGAAGGGCAGAAATACAGCAGATTATTGAGGATTGTCAGAAGAAAGTGAGTGAGATCATTTACTCAGCAGAGCTCTCCAAGAAGCAAGCAAAACAAGAGATTTCAGACACCATTGAGGTCTTCACTGCCCTGGTCGCCTACATACAGGCGAGCCAGACTGAGCTGATTGAGACAATTGACAAGGAGCAGAGTGCAGTTGAGAGACGGGCCAAATATCTCATCGAGGAGCTGGAGAAGGAAATCGCTGACTTTAAGGAAAGAGCCTTGGAGGTAGAGCAGCTCCTCTACCATGAGGACCTCCTCTATCTCATCCAGAGagccccctccctccccgtcCATTCATCCAACAGGGACTGGTCTGACATTAGTATTCAGAGGGATCAGAGTCTGGGAAACATTAGTATGTCATTGGTCAAGCTAAGGGAAACACTTGGTGAAGAAATGGGGAAGCTGTGTGATGAATTTGAGCTGAAGAGGGTCCAACAGTATGCTGTGGATGTGACACTGGACCCTGATACGGCACATCCCCAACTCATCCTCTCTGAAGATGGGAAAGAGGTACTAATTGGAAATGGGGAGAAAAATCTTCCAGTCAGCCCAAAGAGATTTTcgtattgtttttgtgttttaggAAAGCAGAGTTTCTCCTCGGGGAGATTGTACTACTATGAGATTGAGGTGAACTGGAAGACTGAATGGGATTTAGGAGTGGCCACAGAGTCTGCCAAAAGAAAGGGCAAAATTATATTGATACCAGAGAATGGATACTGGGCCATATCATTGAGGGATGGAAACCGGTACAGGGCTTGCACTGATCCCATAGAGACCCTTACTGTGAAAGGGAGGCCGCAGAAGGTGGGAGTGTTGGTTGATTATGAGGTGCATCTGGTCTCCTTCTATGATGTGGAGGCCAGAGCACATATCTACTCCTTCTATGGCTGCAACTTCACTGAGTTTCTCTACCCATATTTTTTCCCTGGCCTGAAAAAGAATGATTTAAACAGTGCCCCATTAGTCATCTGTTCTGTTAATAACAAAGAACAACCACAACTCTAA